The following proteins come from a genomic window of Bradyrhizobium paxllaeri:
- a CDS encoding caspase family protein → MKLRQLMIFGLCLAIGAMFSNAAAAERRVALVIGNSAYKNASTLPNTTNDSYSMEALFKSIGFDAVFSRTDLGVVDFKRTVREFLITAENADIAVVYYAGHGIEISGTNYLIPVDAKLSRDYDVDDEAIALDRIIWALQPVRRLRLILLDACRDNPFATKLRSAGRATSRGGLAKLDEVSADTLVAYAAKAGSISYDGDGFNSPYATALLRHLASPGVDIRIALGRVRDAVIAMTGGRQEPFIYGSLGGTTIALVPVPDPPNVAPVLQPAAVAPSPPPASVPALPKPSVAGVNPTAPAITPPAAKGEPPRPPLGAQAAIEPADPCVRDETRLARLRSNPVPDEIVKLQREVACSRLRPQVQRLFESFVSDTTGVNAAPQPAPMQQHAQNEPVRGEDACARDTARLARLRAEQPTFEAITKFEKELGCEQLRSQLRRLRESVTP, encoded by the coding sequence ATGAAACTGCGCCAACTCATGATTTTCGGCCTCTGTCTCGCCATCGGCGCGATGTTCTCCAATGCGGCCGCAGCGGAGCGTCGTGTCGCGCTGGTGATCGGAAACTCCGCCTACAAGAACGCATCCACGCTGCCCAATACCACTAATGACTCCTATTCGATGGAAGCGCTTTTCAAGTCGATCGGCTTCGACGCCGTCTTTTCACGCACTGATCTCGGCGTCGTCGACTTCAAGCGCACCGTGCGCGAATTCCTCATCACGGCAGAGAACGCCGATATTGCGGTGGTCTATTACGCCGGCCATGGCATCGAGATCAGCGGCACCAATTATCTGATACCGGTCGACGCCAAGCTGAGCCGCGACTACGACGTCGACGATGAAGCTATCGCACTCGACCGCATCATCTGGGCGCTTCAGCCGGTACGCCGCCTGCGTTTGATCCTGCTCGACGCCTGTCGCGACAACCCGTTCGCGACCAAACTGCGCTCCGCAGGCCGCGCGACTTCCAGAGGCGGGCTGGCGAAGCTTGATGAAGTCAGCGCCGATACGCTGGTGGCCTACGCAGCAAAGGCCGGCTCGATTTCCTATGACGGCGACGGCTTCAACAGTCCCTACGCAACCGCGCTGCTGCGGCACCTTGCCTCGCCCGGCGTCGATATCCGGATCGCCCTTGGCCGCGTCCGCGATGCAGTTATCGCCATGACCGGTGGACGGCAGGAACCGTTCATCTATGGCTCTCTCGGCGGCACAACCATCGCCTTGGTGCCGGTGCCGGATCCGCCAAATGTCGCGCCGGTGCTGCAGCCTGCGGCGGTTGCGCCAAGCCCCCCGCCGGCTTCGGTTCCGGCCCTGCCAAAGCCAAGTGTTGCCGGGGTCAATCCAACGGCGCCAGCAATCACGCCGCCGGCCGCGAAGGGGGAGCCCCCCAGACCACCGCTTGGGGCCCAGGCGGCGATCGAGCCCGCAGACCCCTGTGTCCGCGACGAAACGCGGCTGGCGCGTCTGCGCTCCAACCCTGTGCCCGACGAGATCGTCAAGCTCCAGCGCGAGGTCGCCTGCAGCCGGCTGCGCCCGCAAGTGCAGCGCCTCTTCGAGAGTTTCGTCAGCGATACAACTGGCGTAAATGCCGCACCGCAACCGGCTCCGATGCAGCAGCACGCGCAGAACGAGCCTGTTCGCGGCGAAGATGCCTGTGCCCGCGATACGGCGCGTCTGGCACGCCTGCGCGCTGAGCAGCCTACATTCGAGGCGATTACCAAGTTCGAGAAGGAATTGGGCTGCGAACAGCTCCGGTCCCAGCTCCGCCGACTGCGCGAGAGCGTCACCCCCTGA